One region of Oncorhynchus keta strain PuntledgeMale-10-30-2019 chromosome 24, Oket_V2, whole genome shotgun sequence genomic DNA includes:
- the LOC118402910 gene encoding monocarboxylate transporter 7-like: protein MTVWGSRVKRYMGPNIYTVPPDGGWGWVVAVSFFLVEVFTYGVIKSLGIFLQDLMGEFGESNSRVSWIISICVFTMSFTAPLASIMTNRFGFRPVVMIGGLLISIGTIASGFTSSINEMYITIGLVAGLGYCLTFLPTVTLLSQYFSQRRSLVTAVASTGESFSVFALAPAFSALRDCIGWRYTLVVIGALQGIIIICGVLLRPIFIRPGPATETETGGLADQELKALNTQEESYTKERLYTKDISYAKDSYYTPQSSYSQENKLTHCYSLSSESEDSGVQSLHHQVLDDGSKAGMDIPLNGKEEKGEKEGKERREKEASSQLCLGSKKEMEKDEEQTWTVSAQKPKLLDFSVLREGSFICYALFGLFATLGFFAPQLYIIELSVSRGVERDRATYMLSAMAVAEIFGRLSIGWVLGRKLFRGRKPLVLLGCVILLCLVLVAFTLVWEFWGLAICCGFYGFFMGTVSSTHIPMLAEKDVVGIERMASAAGVYVFIQSFAGLAGPPLGGVLVDLTQNYGSAFYSCAVGMGLGAVFLGLVRPAKRGLPCCSKRGPQNCPEPGNPVPQREGKEAQDRDSLQDFLEVDLDLDQKQEIITEKGQLMTIST from the exons ATGACAGTGTGGGGGTCCAGAGTGAAGCGCTACATGGGGCCTAACATCTACACGGTGCCTCCAGATGGTGGCTGGGGCTGGGTGGTGGCGGTCTCCTTCTTCCTGGTGGAAGTGTTCACCTACGGAGTCATCAAGAGCTTGGGTATCTTCCTCCAGGACCTGATGGGGGAGTTTGGGGAGAGCAACAGCCGAGTCTCTTGGATCATCTCCATCTGCGTCTTCACTATGAGTTTCACTG cTCCTCTTGCTTCTATAATGACCAATCGATTTGGGTTCCGGCCAGTTGTTATGATTGGTGGACTCCTCATCTCCATAGGAACCATCGCCAGTGGCTTCACCAGCTCCATCAACGAGATGTACATCACCATTGGACTCGTTGCAG GCCTGGGGTACTGTCTGACCTTCCTGCCCACCGTCACCCTACTGTCTCAGTACTTCTCCCAGCGACGTTCCCTGGTCACAGCTGTCGCCTCCACGGGAGAGTCCTTCTCTGTGTTCGCCCTCGCCCCAG CATTCTCTGCTCTGAGGGACTGTATCGGCTGGCGTTACACTCTGGTGGTGATCGGAGCTCTGCagggcatcatcatcatctgtgGAGTTTTGCTAAGACCAATCTTCATCAGACCTGGACCAgccactgagacagagacaggtggACTGGCTGACCAAGAGCTGAAGGCTCTGAACACACAGGAGGAGTCCTACACTAAGGAGAGACTGTACACTAAGGACATTTCATATGCTAAGGATAGCTATTACACACCGCAGAGTTCCTACTCTCAGGAGAACAAGCTGACTCATTGTTACTCCCTGAGCTCTGAGTCTGAGGACTCTGGGGTCCAGTCCCTCCATCACCAGGTCCTGGATGATGGTAGCAAGGCAGGGATGGATATTCCTCTGAATGggaaagaggagaagggagaaaaggagggaaaagagagaagagagaaggaggcgTCTTCACAGCTGTGCTTAGGAAGCaagaaggagatggagaaggacGAGGAGCAGACATGGACAGTATCCGCCCAAAAGCCCAAACTCCTTGACTTCTCCGTGCTGAGAGAAGGCAGCTTCATTTGCTATGCTCTCTTTGGCCTCTTCGCCACATTGGGTTTCTTTGCCCCTCAGCTCTACATCATTGAGCTGAGCGTGAGCCGTGGCGTGGAGCGTGACCGTGCAACCTACATGCTCTCCGCCATGGCGGTTGCAGAGATCTTTGGTCGCCTCTCCATTGGTTGGGTGCTAGGCAGGAAACTGTTTAGAGGCAGGAAGCCCTTGGTGCTGCTAGGATGTGTAATCCTGCTGTGCCTGGTGCTGGTGGCCTTTACCCTGGTGTGGGAGTTCTGGGGCCTGGCGATATGTTGTGGGTTCTATGGTTTTTTCATGGGCACTGTGTCCTCAACGCATATACCCATGCTGGCAGAGAAAGATGTGGTGGGCATAGAGAGGATGGCGTCGGCCGCAGGAGTCTATGTGTTTATACAGAGCTTCGCTGGGCTGGCCGGACCACCTCTAGGAG GTGTTCTGGTGGACCTGACTCAGAACTACGGCTCAGCTTTCTACTCCTGTGCGGTGGGTATGGGTTTGGGAGCTGTGTTCCTGGGACTGGTACGACCAGCCAAGAGAGGCTTGCCCTGCTGCAGCAAGAGGGGGCCTCAAAATTGCCCAGAACCAGGGAACCCTGTACCTCAGCGAGAGGGGAAGGAGGCCCAGGACAGAGATAGTCTTCAGGACTTCCTAGAAGTTGACCTTGATTTGGACCAGAAACAGGAAATCATTACTGAAAAAGGCCAACTGATGACAATCTCTACTTGA
- the LOC118402923 gene encoding protein FAM104A-like, producing MLTENRKRRRGGDNEGDQLNPQAKRSGGGQEGHVMVSKLGQEVWDSESSSSDSSSGISSPERATGGGSTYTKNRTSQGLLRPLPEDPSISSLSLYGNDTPYDHINSVLREAHFSSLQTRGQPGST from the exons ATGTTGACAGAAAACAG GAAGCGGCGGCGTGGTGGAGACAATGAGGGGGACCAGCTGAACCCCCAGGCCAAAAGGTCAGGAGGTGGGCAGGAGGGTCACGTCATGGTGTCCAAGCTGGGCCAAGAAGTTTGGGACTCTGAg TCGTCCAGCAGTGACAGCAGTAGTGGTATCAGTAGTCCTGAGAGGGCAACGGGAGGAGGTAGCACATACACAAAGAACCGCACATCCCAGGGTCTCCTCAGACCCTTGCCAGAAGACCCTTCCATTTCCTCGTTGAGTCTTTATGGCAACGACACCCCCTATGACCACATCAACAGTGTCCTGAGGGAGGCCCACTTCAGCAGTCTGCAAACCAGAGGTCAACCAGGATCTACGTGA